In Arachis hypogaea cultivar Tifrunner chromosome 17, arahy.Tifrunner.gnm2.J5K5, whole genome shotgun sequence, a single window of DNA contains:
- the LOC112762550 gene encoding GDSL esterase/lipase EXL3-like isoform X2, giving the protein MPIPSYMSVSLRPADLLTGVNFASGGSGYDPLTPKLLSVIPLSEQLEQFKEYIGKLKANFGEERTNFILSKSVVLVVASSNDISNSYFATGIRKAQYDINSYTDMLVQIASSFIMEIYKLGARRIGVFNAPPIGCLPFQRTLFGGIERKCSQEVNDASKLFNAKLSSVMNSLRHSLTQAKLVDMDVYNPLLHVIENPSEYGFEVVDRGCCGTGTVEAAILCNPLDLQICNDDSKYVFWDSFHPTQRTYQILVSQVLNKYVNNF; this is encoded by the exons ATGCCGATACCATCGTATATGTCTGTAAGTTTGCGGCCCGCGGATCTTCTTACCGGAGTCAACTTCGCTTCCGGTGGCTCTGGTTACGATCCTTTGACTCCAAAACTTCTG TCTGTGATACCATTATCCGAGCAACTGGAGCAATTCAAAGAGTACATTGGAAAACTGAAAGCAAATTTTGGAGAGGAAAGAACCAACTTCATCTTGTCAAAAAGTGTAGTACTTGTGGTAGCCAGCAGCAACGACATTTCCAACTCTTATTTCGCAACCGGAATCAGGAAAGCGCAATATGATATTAACTCCTACACTGATATGTTGGTCCAAATTGCCTCTTCTTTCATTATG GAAATATATAAGTTGGGAGCAAGAAGAATCGGAGTATTTAATGCACCCCCAATAGGATGCTTGCCATTTCAGCGAACTCTATTTGGAGGTATAGAGAGAAAGTGCTCGCAGGAAGTCAACGATGCATCAAAGTTGTTCAATGCTAAATTATCTTCAGTCATGAACTCCCTGAGACATAGTCTCACTCAAGCCAAGCTGGTAGATATGGATGTTTACAATCCTTTGCTTCATGTTATTGAAAATCCATCCGAATATG GGTTTGAAGTTGTGGACAGGGGATGCTGTGGCACGGGGACCGTAGAGGCGGCTATACTGTGTAACCCTTTGGATCTGCAAATCTGCAATGACGATTCTAAATATGTATTTTGGGACAGCTTTCATCCCACACAAAGGACCTACCAgattcttgtgagtcaagtcctAAATAAATATGTAAACAACTTTTGA
- the LOC112762550 gene encoding GDSL esterase/lipase EXL3-like isoform X1, which yields MWEKEAKGLSSAEELGIKMPIPSYMSVSLRPADLLTGVNFASGGSGYDPLTPKLLSVIPLSEQLEQFKEYIGKLKANFGEERTNFILSKSVVLVVASSNDISNSYFATGIRKAQYDINSYTDMLVQIASSFIMEIYKLGARRIGVFNAPPIGCLPFQRTLFGGIERKCSQEVNDASKLFNAKLSSVMNSLRHSLTQAKLVDMDVYNPLLHVIENPSEYGFEVVDRGCCGTGTVEAAILCNPLDLQICNDDSKYVFWDSFHPTQRTYQILVSQVLNKYVNNF from the exons ATGTGGGAGAAGGAAGCGAAAGGATTAAG TTCAGCCGAAGAGTTGGGAATAAAAATGCCGATACCATCGTATATGTCTGTAAGTTTGCGGCCCGCGGATCTTCTTACCGGAGTCAACTTCGCTTCCGGTGGCTCTGGTTACGATCCTTTGACTCCAAAACTTCTG TCTGTGATACCATTATCCGAGCAACTGGAGCAATTCAAAGAGTACATTGGAAAACTGAAAGCAAATTTTGGAGAGGAAAGAACCAACTTCATCTTGTCAAAAAGTGTAGTACTTGTGGTAGCCAGCAGCAACGACATTTCCAACTCTTATTTCGCAACCGGAATCAGGAAAGCGCAATATGATATTAACTCCTACACTGATATGTTGGTCCAAATTGCCTCTTCTTTCATTATG GAAATATATAAGTTGGGAGCAAGAAGAATCGGAGTATTTAATGCACCCCCAATAGGATGCTTGCCATTTCAGCGAACTCTATTTGGAGGTATAGAGAGAAAGTGCTCGCAGGAAGTCAACGATGCATCAAAGTTGTTCAATGCTAAATTATCTTCAGTCATGAACTCCCTGAGACATAGTCTCACTCAAGCCAAGCTGGTAGATATGGATGTTTACAATCCTTTGCTTCATGTTATTGAAAATCCATCCGAATATG GGTTTGAAGTTGTGGACAGGGGATGCTGTGGCACGGGGACCGTAGAGGCGGCTATACTGTGTAACCCTTTGGATCTGCAAATCTGCAATGACGATTCTAAATATGTATTTTGGGACAGCTTTCATCCCACACAAAGGACCTACCAgattcttgtgagtcaagtcctAAATAAATATGTAAACAACTTTTGA